The genomic region TCCTCGCTTTTCTTTTTCTGTCGTTATAAAGAAATCAGCAGTACGATCGGAAAGGTCTGGAGTGCCATGACTCATCTCAATGCTAAGTTCTAGATTGGGATGTAAGTGTCTCAGCTCAGGAAGTCTTGGTATTAACCAATAAACAGCAAATGAGCTGTATACGGCCAGTCTAATGTTAGTTTTTTGTTGGCCTTTAATATGGTTTGTCGCTTCTTCGATTTGCAACAATGAATTGCTGATTGAGTCTAAATAATGTTTCCCTTCTTTTGTTAATTCTAGGTTTCTTCCTTGTCTATGGAAGAGGCTTTCTCCCAAGTAATTTTCTAGAATCCTTATCTGATGTGAAACTGCGCTTTGGCTGACATTGAGCTCGCTGGCTGCCTGAGAAAAGCTGTTTAGTCTAGCGACGGCTTCGAAGACGGGAAGGGACTTTAGCGGAGGTAGCATATTATTTATCCAAATAACTAATACTTAACTTAAATATATCACTTTATCTAATGATGTGAACTAATTAAGCTGAGGGAAATATAGCAATAAGTGTCTTTGGAGAAGAGTTGTGTCGGGTCGAACAGTAAGTAGCGCTATTTTAATTCTTGTATTAGGGAGTTTTTTTGCCACCCTATGTGATGTCTTTATTAAGATGGCCGGTGCGGATGTTGCCATTTTTCAATTTACTTTTTTTCGTGCTGTTTGTATGTGTCTGATTCTGTGCCCAATTGCTGTCATGAAATACTTACGCTCACCTAAAGCAGCAGCAAGATTAGGTCTAAAGTTGCATTTTCTTCGAGGAAATCTGTGGGTTTTAGGTGCTGTTCTCCTTGTTATTTCATTGTCTGAGCTATCATTGGCGACAGCGAATGCTGTGTTTTATGCTGCGCCTATTTTTATTATGCTGTTTGGTGCTTTTTTCTATAAAGAACGTTTGAGTGTAGATGTTGTGCTCGCTGTTGTGTTGGGCTTTATTGGTATTTTGGTGATTCTAAGGCCGACTGAGGTGACGTTTGCCATGATTAGTGCGATTCTTTTTGCGGTTGTTCTGGCGGCAAATAGCTTATTGATTAAAAAAATACCTCAAGAACAAAGTATGTTTTATGGTTTATTTGTGACCCAGCTTTTTGCGTTACCTATGGTTAGTGGGCTAGCAATTTGGGAGGGTGAAAAGTTTGAATTTGAAGTTTTGATCTACGCTGCTTTATCATCGGTTTGTTCTATCTTATACAGTGTTTCTTGCTTAGTTGGTTATCGTTATGTGGCGTCAAGTAAAGTCACTAGCGCTGAGTATTCAGGTTTGATTTTTGCCTTCTTGTTAGGGTGGTGGATCTTTGGTGATACACCGGACTTGGGTGTTTTCCTAGGGTCGATTTTTGTAATTACGCCGTTACTGTACTTAAGTCACCGGGATATTAGGCGACTACGTAAAGAGCAATTATTATCGAATACTCGGTCTAATTTAGGTGCTGGTTGAGCAAAGGTTCTTAATCATTTGCTCAACCATATCTGACAAATCTTCCTTATCTAGGTAGATTCCATCAATAAACAACCGAGCTAGTCCGTGAAGGCTGGCCCAGGTTGTTTGTCCTATTCTTAGTGGTGTGTTGTTATTTGGCAGTATGTTTTGCTCTTGTAATTCTTCTACCCAATCGATCCATGCTTTAAAGGTTTGTTTAGAAGCCGCCTTGAGTGAGTCGCTTGGATTGCCGGCTTTCCACAGTGCCCTACCATACATAAGATCGTAGGTTTCATTATGTTGAAGTGCATAATCTAAATATGCGTGAACATATTTACTGAAACCTTCTTCAGCGGTGTTTTTTTGTGCTCTTAAAACTTTGAGTATTTTTTCTTGTTCACAAAAGCCTTGCTCTGCCAGTGCGCAAAGCAATGCATTCTTATCTTTGAAGTGATGATAAGGCGCTGTTCTTGAAACACCAACGGTGTCTGCAAGTTTGCGCATACTAAGACTTTCGACGCCTTTTTCTTTGATGATTAAAGAAGCGGATTCAAGTAAAGATTTAGTGAGATCACCGTGGTGATATTGTGTTTTTAATGTCGACATGGGCCGATTAGATACTTCTATCTTGACAATGTCAAAATGAAAACCTATCTTGACAGTGTCAAAATTGCATGCGGGCAGCAGCAATTTAAAAAATAATAAACAAAGCGAGTCATGATTATGAGCCATTCAACCTATCCAAATTTATTTGAACCGTTAGATCTAGGATTTACTCAGCTAAAAAATCGAGTATTAATGGGATCTATGCATTTAGGTTTAGAAGAGGTAAAGGGCGGAGTAGAGAGAATGGCTGTCTTTTATGCAGAACGTGCTCGTGGCGGAGTAGGACTGATCGTTACTGGTGGCATAGCACCTAACTCTGAAGGTGCTGTTTACGCGGGGGCTGCAAAAATGGCGTCCGAAGAGGATGTAGAGAAGCACCGAATCATTACTGATGCAGTTCATGTAGAAGGAGGAAAGATATGCATGCAAATCTTGCATACGGGGCGCTATGCTTATAACCCCAAGTTAGTTGCACCGTCAGCTTTGCAAGCACCTATTAACCCTTTTAAGCCTGAGGCATTGACGCCTGAAGGTATTGAAAAGCAAATTGCTGATTTTATCAACGCCGCTGTTTTAGCGAAAAAAGCCGGTTATGACGGCGTTGAAGTGATGGGGTCAGAAGGTTATTTGCTAAATCAATTTATTGCCGCTCGAACCAACCAACGTGAGGACGAGTGGGGCGGAGAATACGACCATCGCATTAAGTTACCGACAGAGATAGTCAGACGAATTCGAGAAGCAGTTGGTCGTGATTTTATTATTATCTACCGATTGTCTATGTTGGACCTTGTTGAAGGAGGGAGTGACCTTGAAGAAGTGGTGAAACTTGGCCTTGCTATCGAAAAAGCAGGCGCAAGTATCATTAGTACAGGGATTGGTTGGCACGAAGCGAGAGTGCCGACGATTGCTACCAAAGTGCCACGAGCGGCATTTACTTGGGTAACCGCAGAGCTGCGTAAATCCTTGACTGTTCCTTTGGTTACTTCTAACCGAATTAATACGCCTGAAGTGGCAGAGCAAGTGCTGGCTCGTGGTGATGCGGATATTGTCTCTATGGCGAGGCCTTTCCTTGCCGATCCTGAATTTGTGGTAAAAGCGGAGCAAAACCGCGGCGATGAAATTAATACCTGCATTGCCTGTAACCAAGCCTGTTTAGATCATGTTTTTGATCAAAAAATGACATCCTGTTTGGTTAACCCAAGAGCGTGTCATGAGACAGAGATTGTTATTACACCAGTTGATTCTCCTAAGCGTATTGCTGTTGTGGGGGCTGGACCTGCAGGTTTAGCTTTTGCAACCACGGCAGCTAGGCGCGGTCATATTGTTACCTTATATGATGCAGGTAATGAAGTTGGTGGACAATTTAATATTGCCAAACGAATCCCGGGTAAAGGTGAGTTCTATGAAACTTTGCGCTATTTTTCACGTCAGGTTGAACTAACTGGTGTTAATCTTCAGTTGAATACCCGAGTAGATGGCGACCTTCTAAAAAAAGAGAGTTTTGATGAAGTGGTACTGGCAACGGGGATCTTACCTAGAACGCCTGAGATTGAAGGGGTAGAACATCAAAAAGTACTAAGTTACTTAGAGGTGATGAATGGCAAACCAGTTGGCAAGCGTGTGGCTGTCATTGGTGCTGGCGGTATTGGTTTCGATATCAGTGAGTACTTAATGCATTCAACAGCTCATAAAGAGCAAAAAATTGCAGACTTCATGTCTCAATGGGGCGTTGATATGAGTTTTTCAGCTCGTGGTGGCGTGGAAGGTGTTAAGCCTGTTTTTGCAAAAGCAGAGCGAGAGATCTTTTTATTACAGCGTAAGAAAAGCAAGGTAGGTGCTAATTTAGGTAAAACGACAGGTTGGATTCATCGTACCGAATTGTCGAAAAAAGGTGTTGTCTTTTTGTCAGACTGTGATTATCAACGTATTGATGACGAAGGGCTGCATTTAACAGTAAATGGCGAAGCTCGTTGTCTTGATGTCGATACGATTGTTGTATGCGCGGGACAAGAGCCAAATCGATTGTTAGAAGCTGAAATTGGTCACACAGTACATTTTATTGGTGGAGCGGATGTGGCTTCAGAGCTGGATGCGAAACGGGCTATTAAACAGGGGACTTTGTTGGCTTGTTCTTTGTAATGATGGGGCCTTT from Marinomonas rhizomae harbors:
- a CDS encoding DMT family transporter codes for the protein MSGRTVSSAILILVLGSFFATLCDVFIKMAGADVAIFQFTFFRAVCMCLILCPIAVMKYLRSPKAAARLGLKLHFLRGNLWVLGAVLLVISLSELSLATANAVFYAAPIFIMLFGAFFYKERLSVDVVLAVVLGFIGILVILRPTEVTFAMISAILFAVVLAANSLLIKKIPQEQSMFYGLFVTQLFALPMVSGLAIWEGEKFEFEVLIYAALSSVCSILYSVSCLVGYRYVASSKVTSAEYSGLIFAFLLGWWIFGDTPDLGVFLGSIFVITPLLYLSHRDIRRLRKEQLLSNTRSNLGAG
- a CDS encoding TetR/AcrR family transcriptional regulator, which translates into the protein MAHNHDSLCLLFFKLLLPACNFDTVKIGFHFDIVKIEVSNRPMSTLKTQYHHGDLTKSLLESASLIIKEKGVESLSMRKLADTVGVSRTAPYHHFKDKNALLCALAEQGFCEQEKILKVLRAQKNTAEEGFSKYVHAYLDYALQHNETYDLMYGRALWKAGNPSDSLKAASKQTFKAWIDWVEELQEQNILPNNNTPLRIGQTTWASLHGLARLFIDGIYLDKEDLSDMVEQMIKNLCSTST
- a CDS encoding NADPH-dependent 2,4-dienoyl-CoA reductase; the encoded protein is MSHSTYPNLFEPLDLGFTQLKNRVLMGSMHLGLEEVKGGVERMAVFYAERARGGVGLIVTGGIAPNSEGAVYAGAAKMASEEDVEKHRIITDAVHVEGGKICMQILHTGRYAYNPKLVAPSALQAPINPFKPEALTPEGIEKQIADFINAAVLAKKAGYDGVEVMGSEGYLLNQFIAARTNQREDEWGGEYDHRIKLPTEIVRRIREAVGRDFIIIYRLSMLDLVEGGSDLEEVVKLGLAIEKAGASIISTGIGWHEARVPTIATKVPRAAFTWVTAELRKSLTVPLVTSNRINTPEVAEQVLARGDADIVSMARPFLADPEFVVKAEQNRGDEINTCIACNQACLDHVFDQKMTSCLVNPRACHETEIVITPVDSPKRIAVVGAGPAGLAFATTAARRGHIVTLYDAGNEVGGQFNIAKRIPGKGEFYETLRYFSRQVELTGVNLQLNTRVDGDLLKKESFDEVVLATGILPRTPEIEGVEHQKVLSYLEVMNGKPVGKRVAVIGAGGIGFDISEYLMHSTAHKEQKIADFMSQWGVDMSFSARGGVEGVKPVFAKAEREIFLLQRKKSKVGANLGKTTGWIHRTELSKKGVVFLSDCDYQRIDDEGLHLTVNGEARCLDVDTIVVCAGQEPNRLLEAEIGHTVHFIGGADVASELDAKRAIKQGTLLACSL